Proteins encoded by one window of Lathyrus oleraceus cultivar Zhongwan6 chromosome 1, CAAS_Psat_ZW6_1.0, whole genome shotgun sequence:
- the LOC127136380 gene encoding ATP-citrate synthase alpha chain protein 1, which translates to MARKKIREYDSKRLLKEHFKKISGKDLPIKSAQVTETTDINELVEKEPWLSSSKLVVKPDMLFGKRGKSGLVALNLDLAEVAGFVKERLGKEVEMGGCKGPITTFIVEPFIPHDEEFYLNIVSERLGNSISFSECGGIDIEENWDKVKTVFIPTGESLTSENISALIATLPLEIKGELEDFLKVVFNIFQDLDFTFLEMNPFALVDGKPYPLDMRGELDDTAAFKNFKKWGDIEFPLPFGRVMSPTESFIHGLDEKTSASLKFTVLNPLGRIWTMVAGGGASVIYADTVGDLGYAPELGNYAEYSGAPKEDEVLQYARVVIDCATANPDGQKRALVIGGGIANFTDVAATFSGIIRALKEKEQKLKEANMHIYVRRGGPNYQRGLAKMRELGEEIGIPIEVYGPEATMTGICKQAIQCITASA; encoded by the exons ATGGCACGCAAGAAGATCAGAGAGTATGATTCTAAGAGGTTGTTGAAGGAGCATTTTAAGAAAATTTCTGGAAAGGATTTGCCAATTAAGTCTGCACAA GTTACAGAAACAACTGATATCAATGAGCTAGTAGAGAAGGAACCATGGCTTTCATCTTCAAAATTGGTTGTGAAACCTGACATGTTGTTTGGAAAGCGTGGCAAAAGTGGCTTGGTTGCTTTAAATCTGGATTTGGCTGAAGTTGCTGGTTTTGTAAAAGAGCGTCTTGGAAAAGAG GTTGAGATGGGTGGATGCAAAGGACCTATAACAACTTTCATTGTTGAACCTTTCATTCCACATGATGAAGAGTTTTACCTTAACATTGTCTCTGAGAGACTGGGAAACAGTATAAGCTTTTCTGAATGTGGAGGAATTGACATTGAAGAGAACTGGGATAAG GTGAAGACTGTATTTATTCCAACAGGGGAATCTCTTACATCAGAGAATATATCAGCACTTATTGCAACCCTCCCCTTGGAG ATCAAGGGAGAACTTGAGGATTTTCTCAAGGTGGTTTTCAATATATTTCAAG ATCTGGATTTCACATTCTTAGAGATGAATCCTTTCGCCCTGGTGGATGGAAAGCCTTATCCTTTGGATATGAGAGGAGAGCTAGATGACACTGCTGCTTTCAAGAACTTCAAGAA ATGGGGAGACATTGAATTCCCTCTGCCATTTGGAAGGGTTATGAGTCCCACCGAGTCTTTCATTCATGGATTAGATGAAAAG ACAAGTGCATCATTGAAATTTACAGTGTTAAACCCGTTGGGTCGAATTTGGACTATGGTAGCTGGAGGAGGTGCCAGTGTGATCTACGCTGATACG GTAGGAGATCTTGGTTATGCTCCAGAGCTCGGAAACTATGCAGAATACAGTGGCGCACCAAAGGAAGATGAGGTCTTGCAGTATGCCAGAGTTGTAATCGAT TGTGCAACTGCAAATCCTGATGGCCAAAAGAGAGCCCTTGTGATCGGAGGAGGAATTGCTAACTTCACTGATGTTGCTGCTACATTCAGTGGCATCATTCGAGCTCTGAAGGAGAAG GAACAAAAGCTAAAAGAAGCAAATATGCACATTTATGTGAGGAGAGGAGGTCCCAACTACCAGAGGGGTCTAGCAAAAATGAGGGAACTTGGAGAGGAAATTGGCATTCCAATTGAG GTTTATGGACCTGAAGCTACAATGACTGGTATATGCAAACAGGCAATCCAGTGCATCACTGCAAGTGCATAA